A stretch of the Aegilops tauschii subsp. strangulata cultivar AL8/78 chromosome 4, Aet v6.0, whole genome shotgun sequence genome encodes the following:
- the LOC109775487 gene encoding uncharacterized protein: protein MEAGDHRDQSMAGVAAHAQLLPDDILACVLRCLEPRSLAASRCVCKGWRAVVDGHRLLRTDLLPLSLYGIFFMEIDVLCSDPPKLFANPLTSRRIDANLDYADTEEGLCIIENHCNGLLLLWGNMVVNPATRQWVRLPPPPPRCTESGMEGFYDDVCLAFDPTVSPDYEVYMVPRVPCELDPTATIFTEESEWPPSSCAIRVFSSRTWRWEERSFLRRGEAAGTIADMQQYTQFQRCYTVYWKGALYVHCQNDSIMRITLSDGAYQVIKSPAGGKMNGSAHLYLGKSNKGVYCALIYHNLQHQFQVWLLDESCGRMGWELKNDIKFAPVMAKISLVKYKDGFPNKKKHKDQNLRPWIFLRGNCFDEDVKQALTEDNAEWDYSKGFILETQDLKVNSDHMHFEEVYFLGFHPYKEIVFLWMSRDTAVAYDFSSSKVQCLGKLHAHWIGKSFPYTPCWIGELSEK from the exons ATGGAAGCCGGCGATCATCGCGATCAATCCATGGCCGGTGTGGCGGCGCACGCGCAGCTGCTGCCCGACGACATCCTCGCGTGTGTCCTCCGCTGTCTCGAGCCACGCAGCCTCGCCGCGTCCCGCTGCGTCTGCAAAGGCTGGCGCGCCGTCGTCGACGGCCACCGCCTGCTGCGGACGGACCTCCTCCCGCTCTCGCTCTACGGGATCTTCTTCATGGAGATAGACGTCCTCTGCAGCGACCCCCCAAAGCTCTTCGCAAACCCGCTGACAAGTCGCAGGATCGACGCAAACCTTGACTACGCCGACACGGAAGAGGGTTTATGCATCATCGAGAATCATTGCAACGGACTCCTCCTACTCTGGGGCAACATGGTGGTCAACCCGGCCACCCGGCAATGGGTGCGCctgcctccgcctccgccgcggTGCACCGAGAGTGGGATGGAGGGCTTCTACGACGACGTCTGCCTTGCCTTTGACCCCACCGTGTCCCCCGACTATGAGGTATATATGGTTCCTAGGGTCCCCTGCGAGCTTGATCCCACTGCGACAATATTTACGGAGGAATCGGAGTGGCCGCCCTCGTCATGTGCAATACGAGTCTTCTCTTCCAGGACATGGAGATGGGAGGAGAGGTCGTTCCTCCGCAGAGGAGAGGCTGCAGGCACCATCGCCGACATGCAGCAATATACACAGTTCCAACGCTGTTACACCGTCTACTGGAAAGGGGCGCTTTATGTGCACTGTCAAAATGACTCCATCATGCG CATAACATTATCGGATGGTGCGTATCAAGTGATTAAATCGCCAGCTGGGGGCAAGATGAATGGTTCTGCACATCTTTATCTTGGAAAATCAAACAAGGGGGTGTACTGTGCTTTGATTTATCATAATCTTCAGCACCAGTTTCAGGTTTGGTTGCTGGATGAATCTTGTGGTAGAATGGGGTGGGAGTTAAAGAATGATATCAAATTTGCGCCAGTGATGGCAAAAATTTCTTTGGTCAAGTATAAGGATGGATTCCCCAACAAAAAAAAGCACAAGGATCAAAACCTCAGACCTTGGATCTTTCTGAGAGGTAATTGTTTTGATGAAGATGTTAAGCAAGCACTAACGGAAGATAATGCTGAATGGGACTACAGCAAGGGTTTTATCCTTGAGACTCAAGATCTTAAGGTTAATTCTGACCACATGCATTTTGAAGAAGTCTATTTCCTTGGATTTCATCCATATAAAGAGATTGTCTTTTTGTGGATGTCACGAGACACGGCAGTTGCTTATGATTTTAGTAGCTCTAAAGTACAGTGCTTGGGCAAGTTACACGCGCATTGGATCGGAAAGTCTTTTCCGTACACACCATGTTGGATAGGAGAGTTATCTGAAAAATAA